One Streptomyces fagopyri DNA window includes the following coding sequences:
- a CDS encoding lamin tail domain-containing protein: MQITHVHYDSPDRHRRSDLNEEWVDITNTTRRAVDLDRWTLSDRDGRTYTFRHYRLGGRATVRVHTGVGRDTFRDLYQDRRSSVWDKRADTATLRNDHRRLVDTVTWGGHHGGGHGGGHGGGHGGGHGGGHR, translated from the coding sequence GTGCAGATCACGCACGTGCACTACGACTCCCCGGACCGTCACCGCCGTTCCGATTTGAACGAGGAGTGGGTGGACATCACCAACACCACTCGTCGTGCGGTGGATCTGGACCGTTGGACGCTTTCGGACCGTGACGGGCGTACGTACACGTTCCGTCACTACCGTCTGGGTGGCCGTGCCACGGTCCGGGTCCACACCGGTGTCGGCCGTGACACCTTCCGTGACCTGTACCAGGACCGTCGTTCCTCGGTGTGGGACAAGCGCGCGGACACCGCGACCCTGCGCAACGACCACCGTCGCCTCGTCGACACCGTCACCTGGGGCGGCCACCACGGCGGCGGCCACGGCGGCGGTCACGGCGGCGGTCACGGCGGCGGTCACGGCGGCGGTCACCGCTGA
- a CDS encoding dienelactone hydrolase family protein has protein sequence MRFTSRTSFDGVLEQLFTLDEIPGVLWTPEGAVGTRPLVLMGHGGGQHKKTPDLLALARRIVAECGFSAVAVDVPGHGDRPVDEEYDRIATRNQARVAAGEELAPLIAGFQALVARRTVPEWRAVLDAVQRLEHVGPGPVGYWGVSLGCGLGVPFVAAEPRVRAAVLGLGGASASAEDAARVTVPVQFLVQWDDERVPRAQSLALFDALASAEKTLHANVGRHGEVPAFELDSTLGFFARHLA, from the coding sequence ATGCGCTTCACCTCTCGGACGTCGTTCGACGGCGTCCTCGAACAGCTCTTCACCCTCGATGAGATCCCCGGCGTGCTGTGGACGCCGGAAGGTGCCGTCGGCACACGTCCGCTCGTCCTGATGGGACACGGCGGCGGGCAGCACAAGAAGACCCCCGACCTCCTGGCCCTCGCGCGCCGCATCGTGGCCGAGTGCGGATTCTCGGCCGTGGCGGTCGACGTGCCCGGCCACGGAGACCGGCCGGTGGACGAGGAGTACGACCGGATCGCGACCCGGAACCAGGCTCGCGTGGCCGCCGGAGAGGAGTTGGCTCCGCTGATCGCCGGCTTCCAGGCGCTCGTGGCTCGCCGGACCGTCCCGGAATGGCGAGCGGTCCTCGACGCGGTCCAGCGGCTCGAACACGTCGGTCCGGGTCCGGTGGGCTACTGGGGGGTCTCACTGGGGTGCGGACTCGGCGTTCCGTTCGTCGCCGCCGAACCCCGGGTCCGCGCGGCGGTCCTGGGGCTCGGCGGGGCGTCGGCGTCGGCCGAGGACGCCGCCCGCGTCACGGTGCCGGTGCAGTTCCTGGTGCAGTGGGACGACGAGCGAGTGCCGCGGGCCCAAAGCCTGGCCCTGTTCGACGCGTTGGCGTCGGCCGAGAAGACGCTCCACGCCAACGTCGGCAGGCACGGCGAGGTCCCGGCCTTCGAACTGGACAGCACCCTGGGGTTCTTCGCGCGGCATCTCGCCTGA